The sequence CAGAACCAGCAAAAGTCCAAGCAGTAAAGGCTGAAACAGAAAAGGTTCAGACGCCAGCACCAACAGCCAAGCCGGATGCAGCAAAAACTAAATAAAGCAGAATAAAAGAATAAAGGGGACGGTTCTCTTGTTCAAGAGAACCGTCCCCTTTTAATTTAAAGATGAAAAATAAAAAATTATTTTGGGTTTTTGCTTTAAGTAGTGCGGTTTATTTTACGCAAGGCATAGAAGGCCTGCCTGCTCAGGGGCTGTTTTATTATCTTAAAGAAACTTTGCATTTTTCTCCTGAAAAAATAATGGTTTTAGGCAGCCTCACTACTTTTGCCTGGCTGGTTAAACCATTAATTGGTTATGCTATAGATAATTCATTTACTAAACGTATTTGGATATTTATTTCTCTTTTACTGGATATAGTTTTTGTTTTACTTTTAGGCTTAATGCAGCTGCCGCTTATTATTTTGGTAGTATTACTCGTTCTTAATTCTTCGGGTGCGGCTTTTCGGGATGTGGCGGTTGATGGAATCATGTGCGTAGAGGGGAAAAAATATCAGGCTACAGGAAAAATCCAAAGCATCCAGTGGGCCTCAATATTAGTGGCTGGATTATTTACCGGCATAGGCGGAGCCTTTATTGCGCAGAAGTGGGATTACAGAATAGGTTTCTTATGTTTAATTCCGATTTATCTGTTAGTTGGTTTACCAACATATTTTTATCAGGAAAACAAAGCAGAAAAGAAGTATTCAACCTTATTTACGGATTTAAAGAGGCTTTTTAGCGATAGAAAGATATTAATTATTGGCCTGTTCATATTTTTATATAAATATTCGCCTTCTTTTGGCACTCCTTTATTTTTTATCCAGCGTGATAGTTTTAAATGGGGCAAGATGTGGATTGGGACACTGGCTACGATAGGTACTTTATTTGGGGTTATTGGTGCGCTGCTTTATTATAAATTTAGCCAGAGGATAAACATTAAGAAATGGTTGTATTTTTCGGTGTTTACCGGCGCCCTGACTACGCTAAGTTATTTATATTACACTCCATTAACCGCGGTTGCCTACGATATAATATATAACCTTATAGGTATGTTTATATTTTTAATGGTTATGGATTTTATGGCCAGGCATTCAATCAAAGGATTAGAGGCGACCTCATTTGCGCTTTTATGCAGTATAAATAACCTATCTGATGTATCAAGTAATCTGTCAGGTGCGTTTTTACTTCCAATAATCGGCTTAAAATGGCTGATCGTTCTATCTGCATTAACTAGCTTTTTTTGTCTGTTCCTCATCAATAAGATTGAATGACCTTAGCAGCTAAATAAAGGGACCGTTTCTATTTTTCAACTAAGTCTGGTGAAGGAAAAATAGAAACGGTCCCTTTATTTAAAGGAAAAATAGAACCGTCCCCTGATTTTTTCTATTGCCATTTTAGGGACTATTCGATATAATATTTAACTATGATGGAACTATTTAAGCCTTATATACTTAGCTTTATTCCGCTTTTTGTGGCGGTGGATGCCATTGGCAATATTCCTATCTACTTATCTTTGGTTGAAAATTTTTCTAAGGCTCAGCAGAAAAAGATAGTTTTGGATGCGGTTACTACGGCTACTGCGGTTGCGGTTATTTTTATGGTTGTAGGCAAGTGGATATTTTCGCTGTTGGGCATAACTATTCCGGATTTTCAGATTGCAGGAGGGGCGCTTTTATTTATTATTGCTGTTCGCTTATTAATGCCAGGGGCTCAGAAAAGTACTTTAACCAACTCGCATGCTAAAGATATGGGTGTATTTCCATTAGGGACCCCTTTAATTACGGGCCCGGCGGTTTTAACCACGACGCTAATGATGATGAATAGTTTTGGCGCCGTACCTACTTTAGTTGCATTGATATTAAATATGATTTTTGTCTGGCTTGCTTTGGTTAAAGCGGATGTAATTATAAAGTTTATCGGCCCAAGCGGTATTCGAGCATTCTCTAAAATAATCTATATATTGTTAGCTGCCATTGCGGTTATGATGATTAGGCATGGCATAGCCGGAGCATTTTTGAAGTGATGCGTAAAGTTTTAACTTTTATTATGGCAGGTGGTAAAGGAGAACGGCTCCTGCCTTTAACCAAAGACCGCACTAAACCGGCAGTCCCTTTCGGCGGGATTTATCGGATTATCGATTTTACTCTAAGCAATTGTATTAATTCAGGGATGCGTAAGATTTATATCTTAACACAATATAAATCCGCTTCTTTGCAAAGGCATATTCGCTTGGGTTGGAATTTTCTGCCTTCGGAGCTAGGCCAGTTTATTGAATTACTTCCTGCCCAACAGCGTATAGGAGATTCCTGGTATTTGGGTACGGCCGATGCCATCTATCAGAACCTCTATACTTTAGAAATGGATAAGCCGGATGAAGTTCTGATTTTAGCCGGTGACCATATCTATAAAATGAATTATTATTCTATGATTGATGTACATCGTGAACAGAATGCGGATCTGACGGTGGGAGTTGTAGAGATCGATAAAACTAAAGCCAAACATTTAGGAGTTATTGAAACGGATCCTAATGGAAGGGTCACGGGTTTTCAGGAGAAACCGGTAAATCCTAAAACTATTCCCGGAAGTCCCGATAAAATTTATGGTTCAATGGGGATATATGTATTCAATCAGTCTGTCCTGATGCAGGAGTTATTGGAGGATGCCAGGAATCATAAATCATCACATGATTTTGGTAAAGATATTATTCCTCAGATGTTAAAAAAAGGAATGAAGATTATTGCCTATGATTTCCGTAATAAAGACAAGGAAGAGGAATATTGGCGGGATATTGGAACTATTGATGCCTATTATGAAGCAAATATGGAGCTAATTCAGGTAAATCCCACATTTAATCTTTATGATCAGGAGTGGTTAATCAGGACTTTTCAGGAGCAATATCCACCGGTTAAAACTGTGCATTCGG comes from Candidatus Omnitrophota bacterium and encodes:
- a CDS encoding MFS transporter yields the protein MKNKKLFWVFALSSAVYFTQGIEGLPAQGLFYYLKETLHFSPEKIMVLGSLTTFAWLVKPLIGYAIDNSFTKRIWIFISLLLDIVFVLLLGLMQLPLIILVVLLVLNSSGAAFRDVAVDGIMCVEGKKYQATGKIQSIQWASILVAGLFTGIGGAFIAQKWDYRIGFLCLIPIYLLVGLPTYFYQENKAEKKYSTLFTDLKRLFSDRKILIIGLFIFLYKYSPSFGTPLFFIQRDSFKWGKMWIGTLATIGTLFGVIGALLYYKFSQRINIKKWLYFSVFTGALTTLSYLYYTPLTAVAYDIIYNLIGMFIFLMVMDFMARHSIKGLEATSFALLCSINNLSDVSSNLSGAFLLPIIGLKWLIVLSALTSFFCLFLINKIE
- a CDS encoding MarC family protein: MMELFKPYILSFIPLFVAVDAIGNIPIYLSLVENFSKAQQKKIVLDAVTTATAVAVIFMVVGKWIFSLLGITIPDFQIAGGALLFIIAVRLLMPGAQKSTLTNSHAKDMGVFPLGTPLITGPAVLTTTLMMMNSFGAVPTLVALILNMIFVWLALVKADVIIKFIGPSGIRAFSKIIYILLAAIAVMMIRHGIAGAFLK
- the glgC gene encoding glucose-1-phosphate adenylyltransferase, coding for MRKVLTFIMAGGKGERLLPLTKDRTKPAVPFGGIYRIIDFTLSNCINSGMRKIYILTQYKSASLQRHIRLGWNFLPSELGQFIELLPAQQRIGDSWYLGTADAIYQNLYTLEMDKPDEVLILAGDHIYKMNYYSMIDVHREQNADLTVGVVEIDKTKAKHLGVIETDPNGRVTGFQEKPVNPKTIPGSPDKIYGSMGIYVFNQSVLMQELLEDARNHKSSHDFGKDIIPQMLKKGMKIIAYDFRNKDKEEEYWRDIGTIDAYYEANMELIQVNPTFNLYDQEWLIRTFQEQYPPVKTVHSGDKEEGRVGLVLDSIVSEGCVVSGGRVQRSILSPNVRINSFSEVYDSILMEGVNVGRYAKIKRAIIDKDVNIPQGMIIGFNLEEDKKRFFVSESGIVVVAKGTEIK